The following proteins are co-located in the Sphingomonas panacis genome:
- a CDS encoding FAD-dependent monooxygenase: MVKMYDVLIAGAGPVGLFLACELALGSCSVLVLEKATDPASPLKRLPFGMRGLSATSLDALYRRGLLDQISAGQPHDIRKVAHWMQQARRPVGHFAGIQFFEEDIESTGWPYYCPGPGGLGMSTTLEHLEAVLTRRAEELGVELRRGVEVARVVQSAGEVVVGAGDETYRANWLVGCDGGRSIVRKAGGFGFNGTDPEFTAYSVEVELSNPDALQPGQHVTATGVYVYAKPGVMTIAEFDGGAHHRTEPITREHIQALLRRVSGIDMGVQSLRLATTWTDRAFQADAYRRERVLLAGDAAHIHSPLGGQGLNLGLGDALNLGWKLAAVIRGEAPAGLLDSYETERHPVAAQVLDWSRAQVALMRPEPASRALAAILRDLIATRDGASYFAERKSGMSLRYDLGSDHPLVGRSAPDILFTGGARLGELLRDGRAILLDFSNDAPLASIQDVFGSRLRYLAAEAEEHFGISAMFVRPDGIVAWATEMVPAPNEARIAISRWVGENQS; this comes from the coding sequence ATGGTCAAGATGTATGACGTGTTGATCGCCGGCGCCGGCCCGGTCGGCCTGTTCCTGGCATGCGAGCTCGCCCTCGGTAGCTGTTCAGTGCTCGTGCTGGAGAAGGCCACCGATCCAGCCTCCCCGCTGAAACGGTTGCCGTTCGGAATGCGCGGCCTCTCGGCGACGAGCTTGGACGCCCTTTATCGGCGCGGGTTGCTTGACCAGATCTCGGCCGGGCAGCCGCATGACATACGGAAGGTGGCGCACTGGATGCAGCAGGCACGCCGACCAGTCGGCCACTTCGCCGGCATCCAGTTCTTCGAGGAGGATATCGAGAGCACCGGCTGGCCATATTATTGCCCAGGGCCGGGTGGGCTCGGCATGTCGACAACCTTGGAACACCTCGAGGCGGTACTGACGAGGCGCGCAGAAGAACTGGGTGTCGAGCTTCGCCGCGGGGTCGAGGTCGCTCGCGTCGTCCAATCGGCGGGTGAAGTTGTCGTCGGTGCTGGCGACGAAACCTATCGGGCCAATTGGCTGGTCGGATGCGATGGCGGTCGCAGCATTGTGCGCAAAGCCGGTGGTTTCGGCTTTAACGGAACCGATCCGGAGTTCACTGCCTATTCGGTCGAGGTCGAGCTCTCCAACCCGGACGCCCTTCAACCCGGCCAGCACGTCACCGCCACAGGCGTCTATGTCTACGCCAAGCCCGGCGTGATGACGATTGCCGAGTTCGACGGTGGGGCACACCATCGGACGGAACCGATCACGCGAGAGCACATCCAGGCGCTGCTGCGCCGCGTGTCGGGCATCGACATGGGCGTTCAATCGCTGCGGCTGGCGACAACCTGGACCGATCGCGCCTTTCAGGCCGATGCGTACCGCCGGGAACGCGTGTTGCTGGCGGGCGACGCCGCGCACATTCATTCACCGCTTGGCGGTCAGGGGCTCAACCTTGGGCTGGGCGACGCGCTGAATCTTGGATGGAAACTCGCCGCTGTCATTCGCGGCGAGGCCCCTGCAGGACTTCTCGACAGCTACGAGACCGAGCGACACCCTGTTGCTGCACAGGTGCTCGACTGGTCGCGCGCCCAGGTCGCGCTGATGCGGCCCGAGCCGGCGTCCCGAGCACTTGCTGCCATCCTTCGCGACCTGATCGCAACGCGTGACGGTGCAAGCTACTTCGCCGAACGTAAGTCCGGCATGTCGCTCCGCTATGATCTGGGCAGTGACCATCCCCTGGTGGGACGAAGTGCGCCGGACATCCTGTTCACCGGAGGAGCCAGGCTCGGTGAACTGCTGCGTGACGGTCGCGCCATCCTGCTCGATTTCAGCAACGATGCACCGCTGGCCAGCATTCAGGACGTTTTCGGCAGCAGGCTCCGCTACCTCGCCGCAGAAGCCGAAGAGCACTTTGGCATTTCAGCAATGTTCGTGCGTCCCGATGGCATTGTCGCCTGGGCTACGGAAATGGTGCCGGCCCCCAACGAGGCACGAATCGCGATCTCCCGCTGGGTTGGAGAAAATCAGAGCTGA
- a CDS encoding LysR family transcriptional regulator produces the protein MDWNDFRLILAINRAGSLKGAAKELGNDHSTIFRWLNALEAKLEAQLFDRNGGAYTPTEAGDRMLLAAERMELEALAVDREISGRDARLSGNLRITCSESLAYRILNDLLAEFRSRHEGITVELLVDNRQLDLLRREADIAIRATRPVEGDLFGRQIAETAWALYASPRYLADHDRPVTVPFEGHRFIGWDSSAVAAAAKWLTDTVSGNQIVYRSSSLINQMMAVKAGIGMALLPCYLGDQETDIESVSLPEAALTRELWLITHRDLRNTARVRAFFDIVGQGLVDRRHLLEGSARRAAG, from the coding sequence ATGGATTGGAACGACTTCAGGCTTATCCTCGCCATCAACCGCGCCGGCTCGTTGAAAGGTGCCGCAAAGGAGCTCGGAAACGATCATTCGACGATCTTCCGCTGGCTCAACGCGCTTGAGGCCAAGCTCGAAGCGCAGTTGTTCGACAGGAACGGCGGAGCCTACACGCCCACGGAGGCGGGGGATCGGATGCTGCTTGCCGCTGAACGGATGGAACTTGAGGCGCTCGCGGTCGATCGAGAGATTTCCGGGCGCGACGCGCGTCTTTCGGGTAACCTGCGGATCACCTGCTCGGAGTCCTTGGCCTATCGCATCCTCAACGATCTGCTCGCCGAGTTCAGGTCCAGGCATGAGGGGATTACGGTCGAACTGCTCGTCGACAATCGGCAGCTCGACCTGCTCCGCCGTGAAGCCGACATCGCGATCCGGGCCACGCGGCCCGTGGAGGGCGATTTGTTCGGGCGGCAGATCGCCGAGACCGCCTGGGCGCTTTATGCCAGTCCTCGCTATCTGGCCGATCACGACCGGCCCGTTACAGTGCCCTTCGAGGGGCATCGCTTCATCGGTTGGGACAGTTCGGCTGTCGCTGCGGCGGCCAAATGGCTGACCGACACGGTGTCGGGGAATCAGATCGTCTATCGTTCGAGCAGCCTGATCAACCAGATGATGGCGGTGAAGGCGGGGATCGGGATGGCGCTTCTGCCCTGCTACCTGGGCGATCAGGAAACGGATATCGAGAGCGTCTCTCTTCCCGAAGCGGCGCTCACGCGCGAGCTCTGGCTGATTACGCATCGGGATCTTCGCAACACCGCTCGCGTGCGGGCATTCTTCGATATAGTCGGGCAGGGGCTGGTTGACCGCCGCCATCTGCTCGAGGGAAGCGCTCGCCGCGCCGCAGGGTGA
- the istA gene encoding IS21 family transposase has protein sequence MRRVREILRLIRDADMPARAVARQLGVAASTVRETVRRFDASGMEWPLPPGLNDTALESRLYGPAGSKQGHRRRAEPDWAAVNRELKRKHVTLQVLWDEYIELHPDGYRYSRFCELYRGWEARLPVTMRQNHIGGDRMFVDYAGDTVPVVVDRLTGEIRDAHIFVAVMAASSLSFAFATWSETLQDWSDAHVRAFAFFGGAARLLVPDNAKVAVIKACLYDPQVNRSYAELAAHYDTAVLPARPYRPRDKAKVEACVGIIERWLLGRLRHRVWYGLGELNAAIADLLARLNDERVLRRFGRTRRQLFEEIDAPHLKSLPATAYVLAQWRRARVGLDYHVEVEKHFYSVPYRHVRAAVEVRLTARTIEIFAAGERIAAHMRGSGNGRHTTINDHMPSSHRRYADWTIERIVAEAAGLGPSVKLLCEMILQDRPHPEQGYRSCLGILRLARAYGAARLDAAALRALEIGVRNYGSVKSILEKKLDGQPLHEPRAPDEAGIDHPNIRGSSYYH, from the coding sequence ATGCGTCGTGTACGCGAGATATTGAGGCTGATCCGTGACGCGGACATGCCGGCCCGTGCGGTTGCCCGCCAGCTCGGCGTGGCGGCCTCGACGGTGCGGGAGACGGTGCGTCGGTTCGATGCGTCGGGCATGGAATGGCCGCTGCCACCGGGGTTGAACGATACGGCGCTGGAGAGCCGTCTGTATGGTCCGGCGGGGTCGAAGCAGGGTCATCGACGGCGCGCGGAGCCTGACTGGGCGGCAGTGAACCGAGAGCTCAAGCGCAAGCACGTGACGCTGCAGGTGCTTTGGGACGAGTATATCGAGCTTCATCCCGACGGCTATCGCTACAGTCGGTTCTGCGAACTGTATCGCGGCTGGGAAGCTCGACTGCCGGTGACGATGCGGCAGAACCACATCGGCGGCGACCGGATGTTCGTCGATTATGCCGGCGACACGGTGCCGGTGGTGGTGGACCGGCTGACCGGGGAAATCCGCGACGCGCACATCTTCGTGGCGGTGATGGCGGCATCAAGCCTGTCGTTCGCGTTCGCGACGTGGAGCGAGACGCTGCAGGACTGGAGCGACGCGCACGTGCGGGCGTTCGCGTTCTTTGGCGGTGCCGCTCGCCTGCTGGTGCCTGACAACGCCAAAGTCGCGGTGATCAAGGCGTGCCTGTACGATCCGCAGGTCAACCGCAGCTATGCCGAACTCGCGGCGCATTACGACACCGCTGTGCTGCCGGCGCGGCCGTATCGCCCGCGCGATAAAGCGAAGGTCGAGGCCTGCGTCGGCATCATCGAGCGGTGGCTGCTGGGGCGGCTTCGCCACCGGGTCTGGTATGGGCTGGGCGAATTGAATGCCGCGATCGCCGACCTGCTCGCGCGCCTCAATGACGAGCGTGTGTTGCGGCGGTTCGGGCGGACGCGCCGCCAGCTGTTCGAAGAGATCGACGCACCACACCTGAAGTCGCTGCCGGCGACGGCCTATGTTCTGGCGCAGTGGCGCCGAGCCCGGGTCGGGCTCGATTATCATGTCGAGGTCGAGAAGCACTTCTACTCGGTGCCCTATCGCCACGTCCGTGCGGCGGTCGAGGTGCGGCTGACGGCACGAACCATCGAGATCTTCGCTGCTGGCGAACGGATCGCGGCGCACATGCGCGGCTCCGGCAATGGCCGCCACACCACGATCAACGATCACATGCCCTCAAGCCACCGGCGCTACGCGGACTGGACGATCGAGCGGATCGTCGCGGAGGCGGCGGGGCTTGGCCCTTCGGTGAAACTGCTGTGCGAGATGATCCTCCAGGATCGCCCGCATCCCGAACAGGGGTATCGGTCGTGCCTGGGGATCTTGCGGCTGGCACGAGCCTACGGCGCCGCCCGCCTCGATGCCGCGGCGCTACGCGCACTCGAGATCGGCGTGCGCAATTACGGATCGGTGAAATCCATCCTCGAGAAGAAGCTCGACGGCCAGCCGCTGCACGAGCCCCGCGCGCCGGACGAAGCGGGCATCGACCATCCCAACATCCGCGGTTCCAGCTACTACCACTGA
- the istB gene encoding IS21-like element helper ATPase IstB — protein sequence MLTHPTLDQLHALGLYGMAKAFGELGKHGDTPQLAHAEWLGLLLDREIVHRHDKRLGARLRHARLRHNAAPEDIDYRSARGLDRRLVEKLLKGDWIDAHDNLALCGPTGIGKSWLACAIGHKACRDNRSVLYTRFPRLLDDLALSRGDGRIARKLKSLGQVELLILDDWGLQPLDAQARHDLLEILEDRYGRKSTIVTSQLDIASWHRAIGDATYADAILDRLLHNAHRIELTGDSLRRSKPTAAG from the coding sequence GTGCTGACCCATCCTACTCTCGACCAACTCCATGCCCTTGGCCTGTACGGAATGGCCAAAGCGTTCGGCGAACTCGGCAAGCACGGCGATACGCCGCAACTCGCGCACGCCGAATGGCTCGGTCTGCTGCTCGACCGAGAGATCGTCCATCGCCACGACAAGCGGCTCGGCGCGCGGCTGCGCCACGCCAGGCTCCGGCACAATGCCGCCCCCGAGGACATCGATTATCGTAGCGCGCGTGGGCTGGACCGCCGGCTCGTTGAAAAGCTGCTGAAGGGCGACTGGATCGACGCACACGACAATCTAGCGCTGTGCGGCCCGACCGGGATCGGCAAGAGCTGGCTTGCCTGTGCGATCGGCCACAAGGCCTGCCGCGACAATCGTTCGGTCCTCTATACCCGGTTCCCGCGCCTGCTTGACGACCTGGCGCTGTCGCGCGGCGATGGTCGCATCGCGCGCAAGCTCAAGAGCCTTGGCCAGGTCGAGCTCCTGATCCTGGACGACTGGGGACTTCAGCCGCTCGACGCTCAGGCCCGCCACGATCTCCTCGAAATCCTCGAGGACCGCTACGGACGTAAATCCACCATCGTCACCAGCCAGCTCGACATCGCGTCCTGGCACCGCGCCATCGGTGACGCCACCTACGCCGACGCGATCCTGGATCGGCTCCTTCACAATGCCCACCGTATCGAACTCACCGGCGACTCCTTGCGCCGGTCAAAGCCGACCGCCGCAGGTTGA
- a CDS encoding MFS transporter, with product MEIENESISMGSTVHFNECNSDPALPPTDKLPISGLLALATAAFIALLTEVMPAGLLSSIASGLRVSDSFAGQFITAYAAGAFLAAIPVTSLTQGVRRRSLLLVTIAGFATVNAATALSSHYLLSIVARFLAGVFGGLLWSLLAGYAARMSPAHLSGRAIAIAASGATIAVVFGVPLSTLLGSLVGWQGAFGVMSALSLVVIGWVIAVVPDFPGQSKAERQSLVALFNIQGIRPILFLVFTFILSHNTLYIYIEPLLRPSGLSGSVGIVLFTFGLGSLAGLWLVGMLVDRRLELLALASVLFFTLAVLLLALCGNIPSAVYPTVIVWGLAVGGFATITQAALARFAGSAVDVAQAMYTTGWNTAVAVAGMLGGVLLDGPGTIVFPWVVAVVLVLALAGVLSMNRALHRRI from the coding sequence ATGGAGATCGAGAACGAAAGCATAAGCATGGGATCGACCGTACATTTCAACGAGTGCAATTCGGATCCGGCGCTTCCGCCAACGGACAAACTGCCGATTTCCGGACTTTTGGCGCTGGCCACCGCAGCCTTCATCGCTCTTCTGACGGAGGTCATGCCGGCAGGGCTACTCTCTTCCATCGCAAGCGGCCTGCGTGTTTCCGACAGCTTCGCGGGCCAGTTTATCACCGCCTATGCGGCAGGAGCCTTCCTCGCCGCCATCCCTGTTACCTCGCTTACACAAGGTGTCCGGCGACGCTCCTTACTGCTTGTGACCATTGCCGGCTTTGCCACCGTCAATGCAGCCACTGCGCTTTCCAGCCATTACCTTCTCTCTATCGTTGCCCGCTTTCTCGCAGGCGTGTTCGGCGGACTGCTGTGGTCACTCCTGGCCGGGTATGCGGCGCGCATGTCACCGGCGCATCTGAGCGGCCGCGCGATTGCGATCGCTGCGTCCGGCGCGACGATTGCCGTCGTATTTGGTGTGCCGCTCTCGACGTTGCTCGGAAGCCTGGTCGGCTGGCAAGGCGCGTTCGGCGTGATGTCTGCTTTGTCGCTGGTCGTGATTGGTTGGGTGATCGCAGTCGTCCCGGATTTCCCAGGGCAGTCAAAGGCAGAGCGTCAGTCGCTCGTGGCGCTTTTCAACATCCAGGGGATTCGCCCGATCCTCTTTCTGGTGTTCACCTTCATCCTGTCGCACAACACCCTGTATATCTACATCGAGCCCCTCCTCCGGCCCTCTGGTCTTTCCGGGAGCGTTGGCATCGTTCTTTTCACCTTCGGCCTGGGGTCGCTGGCCGGGCTTTGGCTCGTCGGCATGCTCGTCGATCGTCGTCTTGAGCTCCTCGCCTTGGCGAGCGTTTTGTTTTTCACTCTGGCGGTCTTGCTGCTGGCCCTTTGCGGCAACATCCCGTCGGCCGTTTATCCAACGGTCATCGTGTGGGGCCTGGCGGTCGGCGGCTTCGCGACGATCACGCAAGCCGCCCTCGCACGCTTCGCCGGTAGCGCAGTGGATGTTGCTCAGGCCATGTATACAACCGGCTGGAACACCGCAGTCGCCGTCGCCGGCATGCTGGGCGGCGTTCTGCTTGATGGTCCAGGGACCATCGTGTTCCCGTGGGTCGTGGCCGTCGTCCTTGTATTGGCGCTTGCCGGCGTCCTGAGCATGAACAGGGCTTTGCACCGGCGAATATAG
- a CDS encoding DMT family transporter, which yields MSTNNAWALLVFSGLVDVAWAASVKMSAGYTRFGWTATSIVLLILFIVSLGRALQVLPVGSAYAVWTGIGAVGSVALGILVFREAATAARLIWIAVTLVGIVGLKTTSM from the coding sequence ATGAGCACCAACAATGCCTGGGCTTTGCTCGTCTTTTCGGGACTGGTCGATGTGGCGTGGGCGGCGAGCGTTAAGATGTCGGCGGGCTACACCCGCTTCGGTTGGACGGCCACGTCTATCGTCCTGCTGATCCTTTTCATCGTCTCACTCGGCCGCGCCCTTCAGGTTCTTCCTGTGGGCTCGGCGTATGCCGTCTGGACCGGGATCGGCGCCGTCGGATCAGTAGCCTTGGGGATCCTGGTGTTCCGGGAGGCGGCAACGGCAGCACGGCTGATCTGGATTGCGGTCACACTGGTGGGGATCGTCGGCCTCAAGACAACAAGCATGTGA
- the pdhA gene encoding pyruvate dehydrogenase (acetyl-transferring) E1 component subunit alpha has translation MAKNAVKPTEEASHRTSNSLFQMEDDLKAYEQMLLIRRFEERAGQMYGEGLIAGFCHLYIGQEAVVVGMQKAIEKGDQVITAYRDHGHMLALGVDPDVVMAELTGRSTGISHGKGGSMHMFSPELGFYGGHGIVGAQVSVGTGLAFANKYNENDRVCLTYFGDGAANQGQVYESFNIAKIWDLPVIYVIENNRYGMGTSIERASATTNLSKRGASFNIPGEQVDAMDVRAVYEAGKRAVDRARGGGGPYILEMLTYRYRGHSMSDPAKYRSRDEVQKMKTENDPIERVLGRLLNDWNISPEEVKEIDKRIKAVVMKAVDFSIQSPEPDPSELYTDVYA, from the coding sequence ATGGCAAAGAACGCAGTCAAGCCGACCGAGGAAGCCAGTCATCGGACGAGTAACTCCCTGTTCCAAATGGAGGACGACCTCAAAGCCTATGAGCAGATGCTGCTCATCCGGCGCTTCGAGGAGCGCGCGGGCCAGATGTACGGCGAGGGACTGATCGCAGGTTTCTGCCACCTCTACATCGGCCAGGAGGCGGTGGTTGTGGGCATGCAGAAGGCGATCGAGAAAGGTGATCAGGTCATCACCGCTTATCGCGACCATGGCCATATGCTCGCCCTCGGTGTCGATCCCGATGTTGTCATGGCGGAGCTGACCGGCCGCTCGACCGGCATCTCGCACGGCAAGGGCGGGTCCATGCACATGTTCAGTCCCGAACTCGGCTTTTACGGCGGTCACGGCATTGTCGGTGCCCAGGTGTCGGTCGGGACCGGCCTGGCCTTCGCAAACAAGTACAATGAGAATGATCGAGTATGCCTGACCTACTTCGGCGACGGCGCCGCCAATCAGGGCCAGGTCTATGAAAGCTTCAACATCGCCAAGATCTGGGACCTGCCCGTAATCTACGTCATCGAAAACAACCGCTACGGCATGGGCACCAGCATCGAGCGGGCATCGGCAACGACGAACCTCTCGAAGCGCGGCGCTTCGTTCAACATTCCCGGGGAGCAGGTCGATGCGATGGACGTGCGTGCGGTCTATGAAGCCGGCAAGCGCGCCGTGGATCGTGCCCGCGGTGGCGGCGGACCGTATATTCTCGAGATGTTGACCTACCGCTATCGCGGCCACTCGATGTCCGACCCGGCAAAATATCGCTCGCGGGACGAGGTCCAGAAGATGAAAACCGAGAACGATCCTATCGAACGAGTGCTGGGCCGCCTTCTCAATGACTGGAACATCTCCCCGGAGGAGGTGAAGGAGATCGACAAGCGCATAAAGGCGGTCGTCATGAAAGCTGTCGACTTTTCGATCCAAAGTCCTGAGCCGGACCCGAGCGAGCTTTATACGGACGTCTATGCTTAA
- a CDS encoding TSUP family transporter, producing MTDHLLSVTFVASAFFAAGFIQGTLGFGFQAMAAGLLILQPGLEIPTDLIMPAVIVNVWQVAAVRSCPMLLRRFGALGAGILAGSAAVRMLGVHADGFWHTAFDFTMLATSATALLFSDRKLPPQWEPRLSPIVGLSSGLAGGVTGVAFPALLYLIILKLDRDERVAALGCFFMALLPASIVFPTSSTSDHQISLNSIWQIAPVALGYVFGRFAYSEMDGPMLGRWYKLGLLFLGANLSSI from the coding sequence ATGACAGATCACCTCCTGTCCGTGACGTTCGTCGCGAGTGCTTTCTTCGCCGCCGGCTTCATCCAGGGTACGCTGGGCTTCGGCTTTCAAGCCATGGCAGCGGGACTGCTCATCCTGCAGCCAGGTTTGGAAATCCCGACGGACCTGATCATGCCCGCGGTCATCGTCAATGTCTGGCAGGTCGCGGCGGTGCGCTCATGTCCGATGTTGCTGCGCAGGTTCGGCGCGCTCGGCGCCGGCATTCTTGCGGGGAGCGCGGCGGTCCGTATGCTTGGCGTCCATGCTGATGGGTTTTGGCACACGGCGTTTGATTTCACGATGCTCGCGACGTCCGCCACCGCGCTCCTCTTCAGCGACCGGAAGCTCCCGCCTCAATGGGAACCGCGGCTTTCGCCGATCGTCGGCCTGAGCTCCGGCCTGGCCGGGGGGGTGACAGGGGTCGCCTTTCCGGCTCTCCTCTATCTTATCATTTTAAAGCTGGACCGTGATGAGCGCGTCGCCGCGCTGGGCTGCTTTTTCATGGCGCTGCTGCCGGCATCAATCGTGTTCCCGACAAGCTCCACGAGCGACCATCAAATATCGCTGAATTCCATCTGGCAGATAGCGCCTGTGGCCTTGGGATACGTGTTCGGCAGATTTGCGTACAGTGAGATGGACGGCCCCATGCTCGGTCGCTGGTACAAACTTGGACTGCTCTTCCTGGGCGCCAATCTGTCATCCATTTGA
- a CDS encoding LysR family transcriptional regulator: MSINLHSQLQGISAFVHSVETGSFTAAADRMGLSKSATGKMVARLEARLGAQLLHRTTRSLSLTPVGQAYYESCRKVLEELDTAEALLASRQRLVSGKVRINLPVSFGRLHCMPVLIQLLATHPALDLDVSFTDRRVDLIEEGIDLVVRLGDPGDHAHLVGRRIAWQRSVVCAAPNYLERRGRPSTIGHLADHDCLAFARDGRPLPWTILDENGIAQPVSVRPRHTISHGEALLDAAVHGLGLAYLSTWLAGDDIRRGELELLPLATPAEEAPISILWPGSRHLAPKVRVVVDALSAAKFA; encoded by the coding sequence ATGAGCATCAATTTGCATTCTCAGCTTCAGGGCATCAGCGCCTTCGTGCACAGCGTGGAAACCGGAAGCTTCACGGCGGCTGCAGACCGCATGGGGTTGTCCAAATCCGCGACGGGGAAAATGGTCGCTCGATTGGAGGCGCGCCTCGGCGCGCAGTTGCTGCATCGTACGACCCGCAGCCTGAGCCTCACCCCGGTAGGGCAGGCTTATTATGAGAGTTGCCGGAAGGTGTTGGAGGAACTCGACACGGCGGAGGCTCTGTTGGCGTCGCGGCAGCGGCTCGTTTCCGGCAAGGTACGGATCAATCTGCCGGTGTCGTTCGGAAGACTACACTGCATGCCGGTGCTCATTCAGCTCCTTGCGACCCATCCTGCGCTTGATCTCGATGTGTCGTTTACGGATCGCCGAGTGGATTTGATCGAGGAAGGCATCGATCTTGTCGTCCGGCTTGGCGACCCGGGCGACCACGCCCATCTGGTCGGTCGGCGCATCGCATGGCAACGCTCCGTCGTCTGCGCAGCGCCGAACTATCTGGAACGTCGCGGCCGGCCCTCCACGATCGGTCATCTTGCAGACCACGACTGCCTCGCCTTCGCTCGCGATGGGCGCCCGCTACCCTGGACGATTTTGGATGAAAATGGCATCGCTCAGCCGGTCTCGGTGAGGCCTCGTCACACGATCAGCCATGGTGAAGCGTTGCTTGATGCGGCGGTCCACGGTCTTGGCCTGGCCTACCTCTCCACCTGGCTCGCCGGCGATGACATTCGACGGGGTGAGCTTGAGCTTCTGCCACTTGCGACGCCGGCGGAAGAAGCGCCGATCTCGATCTTGTGGCCAGGCTCTCGCCATCTGGCGCCGAAGGTGCGCGTGGTCGTCGATGCCCTGAGCGCGGCCAAATTCGCTTAA
- a CDS encoding zinc-dependent alcohol dehydrogenase family protein — translation MAETMHRWQLPAFGIDKLELVEAPIPEPGRGELLVRVSAVSLNYRDKLVIEGDLLPLAPVMPFTPVSDMAGEVVAVGAGVSRFRSGDRVVGNFWTTWLDGEAPPDMSRHGRSLGGPLPGMLAQYVLLHEDIAVATPASLTDKEASTLPVAALTAWFALVENGRIKPGQTVLVQGTGGVALFGLQIARASGAKVIVTSRSAAKLERAKALGAWGVIDTAAKPQWSDVALDLTGGRGVDHVLELIGGDNIAQSTAALASGGRISQVGFLKDAEIVLSVVPMMLKRAVLQGVTVGHRRAFEDMVQAFDTLAMKPVIDRTYPFAEVRAAFDHLERGPFGKVVIDIGKGG, via the coding sequence ATGGCCGAGACAATGCACCGATGGCAGTTGCCCGCGTTCGGAATAGACAAGCTGGAGCTCGTGGAAGCGCCGATCCCCGAACCCGGCCGGGGCGAGTTGCTCGTACGAGTCTCGGCCGTGTCCCTCAATTATCGGGACAAGCTCGTCATCGAGGGGGATCTATTGCCCCTGGCGCCGGTGATGCCGTTCACGCCAGTTTCGGACATGGCTGGTGAGGTCGTTGCAGTCGGTGCGGGTGTCTCGCGCTTCCGGTCGGGTGACCGTGTCGTCGGCAATTTCTGGACGACATGGCTCGATGGAGAGGCCCCGCCGGACATGTCTCGGCACGGCAGATCACTTGGTGGGCCGCTGCCGGGCATGTTGGCGCAGTATGTCCTCCTGCATGAGGATATCGCCGTCGCCACACCCGCCTCTCTCACCGATAAGGAAGCCTCGACCCTTCCGGTCGCCGCGTTGACGGCCTGGTTCGCGCTCGTCGAAAACGGCCGCATCAAGCCCGGCCAGACCGTTCTGGTGCAGGGCACAGGCGGCGTCGCGCTATTCGGGCTGCAGATTGCGCGTGCGTCGGGCGCGAAGGTCATTGTCACCTCGCGCAGCGCCGCAAAGCTGGAACGCGCGAAGGCGCTCGGAGCCTGGGGCGTCATCGATACAGCAGCCAAGCCGCAATGGTCGGATGTCGCGCTCGACCTGACGGGCGGGCGCGGTGTCGACCATGTTCTCGAGCTGATCGGCGGCGATAACATCGCTCAATCAACCGCAGCCCTCGCCAGCGGCGGCCGGATTTCGCAGGTCGGCTTCCTCAAGGATGCCGAAATAGTCCTGTCGGTCGTGCCGATGATGCTGAAGCGAGCGGTCCTTCAGGGCGTCACGGTTGGCCATAGGAGGGCCTTCGAGGACATGGTGCAAGCGTTCGATACGCTGGCGATGAAGCCGGTGATCGATCGGACCTATCCCTTTGCCGAGGTCCGAGCAGCATTCGACCACCTTGAGCGCGGCCCGTTCGGCAAGGTGGTGATCGACATCGGCAAGGGAGGCTGA
- a CDS encoding alpha/beta fold hydrolase, which translates to MKLLLVPGFMLDADLWTDLRPGLDAMGEVIDVDTTRDTSIAAMAHRALIATEGPVIVVGFSMGGYVAREIAYQAPGRVKALLLVATSAEPDGPLLRETRRPTGGKVPPFRRLSRRAIERSLSPRCRTDAMIERVQRMSERLGPDVFARQSSIQRAGDAARLREIDCPTAILAAGADELRSVTESEALRDGIAGSVLTIVEGAGHLLPLEQPATVIAALPALIAPLR; encoded by the coding sequence ATGAAACTGCTTCTCGTCCCCGGCTTTATGTTGGACGCCGATCTCTGGACCGACCTGCGGCCGGGCCTCGACGCGATGGGAGAGGTCATCGATGTCGATACCACGCGGGACACATCGATTGCTGCGATGGCCCACCGAGCGCTTATCGCGACGGAAGGGCCGGTCATCGTCGTTGGCTTTTCGATGGGGGGCTATGTCGCCCGCGAGATCGCCTATCAGGCGCCGGGACGGGTGAAGGCGCTTTTGCTTGTCGCCACCTCAGCGGAGCCCGACGGTCCCCTTCTCAGGGAGACGCGGCGTCCCACGGGTGGCAAGGTACCACCATTTCGTCGCCTGAGCCGCCGCGCGATCGAGCGGTCACTGTCGCCGCGCTGTCGCACAGACGCAATGATCGAGCGCGTTCAGCGCATGAGTGAAAGGCTCGGCCCGGACGTCTTCGCGCGTCAGTCCAGCATCCAAAGAGCAGGCGATGCAGCTCGGCTGCGCGAAATCGACTGTCCCACCGCCATCCTCGCGGCCGGCGCCGATGAACTCCGCAGCGTGACGGAGAGCGAAGCGTTGCGGGACGGCATTGCGGGCTCGGTACTTACCATCGTCGAGGGCGCGGGCCACCTCCTTCCCTTGGAGCAACCGGCTACAGTGATCGCGGCATTGCCCGCCTTGATAGCGCCTCTTCGTTGA